In a genomic window of Agarivorans albus:
- a CDS encoding DUF3833 domain-containing protein, with translation MQLASSVHRKYLLLISLLAGLWGCSSADVSSYADNQPTLVLEDFFDGQLSAHGIVKNRSGELIRYFNVTIDASWDEQGVGTLDEHFVFDDGEKQQRIWTLVKQDDGSYLASANDVSQPAKMHLAGNALFMDYVLTLQYKGKPLDVVVEDRMYLVNSTTIVNESVMRKFGFKVGSVSLVIQKQS, from the coding sequence ATGCAACTAGCCTCTAGCGTACATCGAAAATACCTCTTATTAATTAGCCTACTGGCAGGTTTGTGGGGCTGTTCTAGTGCCGATGTTTCCAGTTATGCAGACAACCAACCCACTTTGGTTTTGGAAGACTTTTTTGATGGCCAACTTAGCGCGCATGGCATTGTTAAAAACCGTTCGGGAGAATTGATTCGTTATTTTAACGTAACCATCGATGCTAGCTGGGACGAACAAGGGGTAGGCACTCTTGATGAGCATTTTGTTTTTGACGATGGCGAGAAGCAGCAACGCATTTGGACTTTGGTTAAGCAGGACGATGGTAGCTACCTAGCCAGTGCTAACGATGTTAGCCAACCCGCCAAGATGCACTTAGCAGGCAATGCCTTGTTTATGGACTATGTGCTCACTTTGCAATATAAAGGCAAACCGCTAGATGTGGTGGTTGAAGACAGAATGTATTTGGTTAACTCAACCACCATTGTGAATGAGTCGGTGATGCGAAAATTTGGATTTAAAGTGGGCTCGGTAAGTTTGGTGATTCAAAAACAGTCTTAG
- the folX gene encoding dihydroneopterin triphosphate 2'-epimerase, whose product MSNVSKTNVSNLAPLANSFRLEPALITITNLRLRTYIGFNEEELSKQQDVVINAEIRYQASKACEADSEDLALNYKVITKAMIAHVEQGHFRLLEKLCADLLTLAMEEPRVINASITVDKPHALRFADSVSVTLSGSRNAE is encoded by the coding sequence ATGAGCAACGTTTCTAAAACAAATGTTTCAAACTTGGCGCCACTAGCCAATAGTTTCCGGCTCGAACCGGCTTTAATTACGATTACCAATTTGCGCTTGCGAACGTATATAGGTTTTAACGAAGAAGAGCTTAGTAAGCAGCAAGACGTGGTGATAAATGCCGAAATTCGTTATCAAGCAAGCAAAGCCTGCGAAGCAGATAGTGAGGATTTAGCACTCAATTACAAAGTAATTACCAAAGCGATGATCGCCCACGTTGAGCAAGGCCACTTTCGCCTACTGGAAAAACTGTGTGCCGACTTGCTTACCCTAGCAATGGAAGAACCGCGGGTAATTAACGCCAGCATCACCGTAGATAAACCGCATGCCTTACGATTTGCAGATTCGGTATCGGTGACTTTATCAGGTTCGCGTAATGCCGAGTAA
- the folM gene encoding dihydromonapterin reductase encodes MPSKPANSSAPVLITGGSQRLGLAIAEDLLQQGYSVIVTYRSDKPAVQALRDKGADCIIADFSDEQGICQFIAYVLDNYSALRAVIHNASQWLNNTALDNQHQLMQAMWSVHVSAPYQLNIAFEELLKNHQDQQASDIIHMTDYVADKGSSKHIAYAASKAGLANLTHSFAAKLAPAVKVNSIAPSLLMFNQDDPPEYRTKALAKSLMALEPGASEAVAAVNYLLASKYITGRTIGLDGGRHLV; translated from the coding sequence ATGCCGAGTAAGCCAGCTAACAGCAGTGCACCAGTGCTAATTACTGGTGGCTCCCAGCGCTTAGGCTTAGCGATTGCCGAAGATTTGCTGCAGCAAGGTTACTCGGTGATTGTGACCTATCGTAGTGACAAACCTGCGGTACAAGCCTTACGCGATAAAGGCGCAGATTGCATCATTGCCGATTTTAGCGACGAGCAAGGCATTTGCCAGTTTATTGCTTACGTACTAGATAACTACTCTGCCTTACGTGCTGTTATCCATAATGCTTCGCAGTGGTTAAACAATACCGCGCTAGATAATCAGCACCAATTAATGCAAGCCATGTGGAGTGTGCATGTGAGTGCGCCTTATCAGCTCAATATCGCCTTTGAAGAGCTGCTAAAAAATCATCAAGATCAACAAGCTAGCGACATTATTCATATGACGGATTATGTCGCAGATAAAGGCAGTAGTAAGCATATTGCTTATGCGGCCAGTAAAGCGGGTTTAGCTAATTTAACCCATTCTTTTGCCGCTAAGCTTGCACCAGCGGTAAAAGTGAATAGTATTGCGCCCTCGTTGTTAATGTTTAACCAAGATGATCCTCCGGAGTATCGGACAAAGGCCTTGGCAAAGTCATTAATGGCGCTTGAGCCGGGCGCGAGTGAAGCAGTAGCAGCGGTTAACTACTTGCTGGCTAGCAAATATATAACCGGTCGCACCATCGGCTTAGACGGTGGTCGCCATCTGGTCTAG
- the folE gene encoding GTP cyclohydrolase I FolE: MKVALAEKQFRKDACLSPEAIQVRQALIEKGIETPLVDNQLSNEQKYNKIKASLTDVVATLGLDLSDDSLAETPHRIAKMFVDEVFSGLDYSRFPKISIIENKMAVEEMVKVSDIAFTSTCEHHFVTIDGLAKVAYIPKDHIIGLSKINRIVRFFAQRPQVQERLTQQVLVALQSLLGTEDVAISIEATHFCVKARGVMDASSSTQTSAYGGKFKTSKSARREFLA, translated from the coding sequence ATGAAAGTAGCGTTAGCTGAAAAACAATTTAGAAAAGACGCTTGCTTGTCACCAGAGGCAATTCAAGTACGCCAAGCGTTGATTGAGAAAGGGATAGAAACTCCCTTAGTGGACAATCAATTAAGCAATGAGCAGAAGTACAATAAGATAAAAGCCTCTTTGACTGATGTAGTGGCTACCTTGGGTTTAGATTTAAGTGATGATAGCTTGGCTGAAACCCCACACCGCATTGCAAAAATGTTTGTTGATGAGGTGTTCTCGGGTTTAGATTATTCGCGCTTCCCGAAAATCAGCATCATTGAAAATAAAATGGCCGTGGAAGAGATGGTGAAGGTGTCAGATATCGCCTTTACCAGCACCTGTGAGCACCATTTTGTCACCATCGACGGCTTGGCGAAGGTGGCTTACATTCCTAAAGACCACATTATTGGTTTGTCAAAAATTAACCGCATCGTGCGCTTCTTTGCGCAGCGTCCGCAGGTACAAGAGCGCTTAACTCAACAAGTGCTGGTGGCCTTACAAAGTTTATTGGGAACCGAAGATGTAGCTATTAGCATCGAGGCAACCCATTTCTGCGTGAAAGCTCGCGGGGTGATGGACGCAAGCTCAAGCACCCAAACTTCGGCCTACGGCGGCAAGTTTAAAACCAGTAAATCGGCTAGAAGAGAGTTTTTAGCCTAG
- a CDS encoding DEAD/DEAH box helicase: MSFDSLGLSKPLLDAVAAQGYDTPSPIQAKAIPVILEGKDIMAAAQTGTGKTAGFTLPLLELLSKGPKVRANQVRALVLTPTRELAAQVGESVSTYGKNMDLSSTVVFGGVKINPQMQKLRRGADVLVATPGRLLDLYQQNAFRFQQLEVIIFDEADRMLDMGFIHDIRKILALLPKQRQTLMFSATFSEEIRTLAKSLVKDPVEVSVTPPNATAKTVKQWIVPVDKSKKSGLLTQLIKDNDWQQVLVFSRTKHGANRLAKHLEQRKISAAAIHGNKSQGARTRALAEFKSGDVRVLVATDIAARGLDIDQLPQVVNFDLPNVAEDYVHRIGRTGRAGSTGQAVSLVCADEVGDLIGIERLTGQLLERKEVAGFEPSTQLPVTRDTRPLKAKKPKKPKSPRSEHKDGQRSSENARGNKPVGKNRRHTGGGTNKTSRRFSKPKAANSGNK; the protein is encoded by the coding sequence ATGAGCTTTGACTCCCTGGGTTTATCTAAACCTTTATTAGACGCCGTAGCAGCACAAGGTTACGACACGCCCTCTCCTATTCAAGCCAAAGCCATTCCTGTGATTTTAGAAGGCAAAGACATCATGGCCGCCGCGCAAACCGGCACCGGTAAAACAGCAGGTTTTACCTTGCCATTGCTTGAGTTGCTAAGTAAAGGACCCAAAGTGCGCGCCAATCAAGTTCGCGCCCTTGTGCTTACCCCAACACGTGAGCTAGCTGCGCAGGTTGGCGAAAGCGTGAGTACTTACGGCAAGAACATGGACCTAAGCTCTACGGTAGTATTTGGTGGAGTGAAGATTAATCCGCAAATGCAAAAGCTGCGTCGTGGCGCTGATGTGCTGGTAGCAACCCCTGGCCGTTTATTAGATCTTTACCAGCAAAACGCCTTTCGTTTTCAGCAGTTAGAAGTGATTATATTTGACGAAGCTGACCGCATGTTAGACATGGGCTTTATTCACGACATTAGAAAGATTTTGGCCTTGCTGCCAAAACAGCGCCAAACCTTAATGTTCTCGGCTACCTTCTCAGAAGAAATTAGAACACTGGCCAAAAGCTTGGTTAAAGACCCCGTTGAAGTATCGGTAACACCACCAAACGCAACTGCCAAAACCGTAAAACAGTGGATTGTACCGGTAGATAAAAGTAAAAAGTCTGGCCTGCTTACTCAGCTGATTAAAGATAATGATTGGCAGCAAGTATTGGTATTTAGCCGCACTAAACATGGCGCTAACCGCCTAGCCAAACATTTAGAACAGCGCAAGATTTCAGCCGCTGCGATTCACGGCAATAAAAGCCAAGGCGCACGTACCCGGGCGCTGGCTGAATTTAAAAGTGGTGATGTACGAGTATTAGTTGCCACCGATATTGCAGCACGTGGCTTAGATATCGATCAATTGCCACAAGTGGTGAACTTTGATTTACCTAATGTGGCCGAAGATTACGTGCACCGCATTGGCCGTACTGGCCGAGCGGGTTCAACAGGTCAGGCAGTGTCTTTGGTATGTGCTGATGAAGTGGGAGATTTAATTGGCATTGAGCGACTCACTGGCCAGTTATTAGAACGTAAAGAAGTAGCCGGTTTTGAACCAAGCACCCAGTTACCAGTAACCCGCGATACTCGCCCCTTAAAAGCTAAAAAGCCGAAGAAGCCTAAAAGTCCACGTAGCGAACATAAAGATGGTCAGCGCTCTAGCGAAAATGCACGTGGTAACAAACCGGTCGGAAAAAATCGCCGCCACACCGGGGGTGGCACCAATAAGACCAGCCGCCGCTTTAGCAAACCCAAAGCTGCTAATTCGGGTAACAAATAA
- a CDS encoding RidA family protein, with amino-acid sequence MSIAERLLELGISLPKPTGPAASYSNCVQTGNLLYVSGKGPVAGLQEPPKGKIGREFTHQQGAQFARLAGLDILAAVQQHLGSLDRVSQVVKLQGFINATEQFEQHPAVLDGCSKLMVEVFGDKGLHARSVFGATSLRANLPLVIDSIFEVSE; translated from the coding sequence ATGAGTATAGCCGAGCGTTTGCTAGAGCTAGGAATTAGTTTACCTAAACCAACAGGCCCTGCAGCCAGTTATAGTAATTGTGTACAAACAGGCAATTTACTTTATGTCTCGGGGAAGGGGCCGGTTGCCGGTTTACAAGAGCCGCCAAAGGGTAAAATTGGCAGAGAGTTTACTCACCAGCAAGGGGCGCAGTTTGCCCGTTTGGCTGGCTTAGATATTTTAGCTGCCGTGCAGCAACATCTAGGTTCATTAGATAGAGTAAGCCAAGTTGTGAAGTTACAGGGTTTTATCAATGCCACCGAGCAATTTGAGCAACACCCAGCTGTGCTAGATGGCTGCTCTAAATTGATGGTGGAAGTATTTGGTGACAAGGGTTTACATGCTCGCTCAGTATTTGGTGCTACGTCGCTGCGCGCCAATTTGCCGTTGGTGATTGATTCTATTTTTGAGGTGAGTGAATAA
- a CDS encoding TfoX/Sxy family protein: MAYDLELAEKIRQALASQVEFSERKMFGGLCFMVAGHMCCGIVDKQLMARVGPNQYQDCLHLEFASEMTFTGKPMKGMIYVSPEGLLEPKQREQWLQYCLNFVHSLPPK; the protein is encoded by the coding sequence ATGGCCTACGATTTGGAATTGGCTGAAAAAATTCGCCAAGCGCTAGCCAGCCAAGTTGAGTTTAGTGAACGTAAGATGTTTGGTGGCTTGTGCTTTATGGTGGCTGGCCACATGTGTTGTGGCATTGTTGATAAGCAACTCATGGCGCGGGTTGGACCAAATCAATATCAAGACTGCTTACACTTAGAATTTGCTTCCGAAATGACCTTTACTGGAAAACCAATGAAAGGAATGATCTACGTTTCGCCAGAAGGTTTACTTGAGCCTAAGCAACGTGAGCAGTGGTTGCAATATTGCCTCAACTTTGTGCATAGTTTGCCGCCAAAGTAA
- a CDS encoding GNAT family N-acetyltransferase, whose product MQQFPIKAKDGQDFLLRLLNQQDAVSLGAFFVALSEASRSRFGPHPLSSEYARHLCEALADDSAQRWVIAEGAAIVGYFIFERKILEPEYQRYYVQGVSLQAELDVILAPCIADDYQNAGLAMAAMQSLMTEFKRQGARSLVLMGGTQQSNHRARHFYQRCGFVEYGGFQTDVYNIDMRLSL is encoded by the coding sequence ATGCAGCAGTTCCCAATAAAAGCTAAAGATGGTCAAGACTTTTTGCTCAGGCTGCTCAATCAGCAAGATGCAGTGTCACTAGGAGCGTTTTTTGTCGCATTAAGTGAAGCCAGTCGCAGTCGCTTTGGGCCTCATCCTTTAAGCAGTGAATATGCTCGGCATTTGTGTGAAGCGCTTGCCGATGACAGCGCACAGCGTTGGGTTATTGCCGAAGGTGCCGCAATTGTCGGCTATTTCATCTTCGAGCGGAAAATCTTAGAGCCGGAATACCAGCGCTATTATGTGCAGGGAGTTAGCTTACAAGCAGAACTTGATGTGATACTTGCCCCCTGCATTGCCGATGACTATCAAAACGCTGGGCTTGCCATGGCGGCGATGCAATCCTTGATGACTGAGTTTAAGCGGCAAGGGGCTCGTAGCTTAGTATTGATGGGAGGAACGCAGCAAAGTAATCATCGCGCGCGACATTTTTATCAACGTTGCGGCTTTGTTGAATATGGCGGTTTTCAAACCGATGTGTATAACATTGATATGCGCCTTAGCTTGTAA
- a CDS encoding YaiI/YqxD family protein, with protein sequence MKIWVDADACPVVIKEILFRAAERTQIPLTLVANQYIKTPPSKVISSLQVSAGFDVADNEIVARVAAGDLVITSDIPLADEVITKQAQALSPRGELYTKSNIKSRLNMRDFMDTMRSSGVHTGGPAALSQADRKAFASHLDSILAKHQSAK encoded by the coding sequence ATGAAAATTTGGGTTGATGCCGACGCCTGTCCAGTGGTGATTAAAGAGATTTTGTTCCGGGCCGCCGAACGAACCCAAATACCGCTTACGTTAGTGGCCAATCAATATATAAAAACGCCACCCTCTAAGGTGATTAGCAGTCTGCAAGTTAGCGCGGGTTTTGATGTGGCTGATAATGAGATTGTAGCGCGGGTAGCTGCTGGTGACTTAGTGATTACCTCGGATATTCCTCTAGCCGATGAAGTGATTACCAAGCAAGCTCAGGCTTTAAGCCCACGTGGCGAGCTATATACCAAAAGCAATATTAAGTCGCGACTAAACATGCGTGACTTTATGGACACGATGCGCTCTAGCGGCGTGCATACCGGTGGCCCTGCTGCACTTAGCCAAGCAGATCGCAAAGCTTTTGCTAGCCATTTAGATTCTATTCTCGCCAAACATCAGTCAGCTAAATAA
- a CDS encoding methyl-accepting chemotaxis protein codes for MKTITAKLASLLVVVILVSGVIVISALYWLSSASLNQQYQNDKLALTKQMSIILKEPVFVYDFDVIKATIDAFIDEPMIAGIKVSDQRGKLMAENHDSGFSPDETISIDLDWDGKPLGTIEIGVTKQAINSALSNELSEDILTIIFMTALIIVLLILALRKVIIAPLANVNKVLAGIAQGDGDLTARIPVTSEDEIGQLGHNFNSFIETVQSIVQDMAEAATQLELVSESVRVINDKNTANTFEQTELTSTSLTNLQQLGIATKEIAGNAENTASRTQQAYQLSMDGHKAIDDNIAQVSELVKNLDRTADEVTSLKQVSDNIGSVLDVIKGIAEQTNLLALNAAIEAARAGESGRGFAVVADEVRALASKTHESTSEIESIIGDLQSQAETSYQATQAGKEMVSQTISSAEGTGESLVQINQEMNSVNDMITMIASASEEQSNVTSAVTADMESLSLGAQSLSEDSKQLQQATEDLLEVGHQMVTQVNRFKY; via the coding sequence ATGAAAACAATTACCGCAAAACTCGCCTCGCTACTTGTTGTTGTTATTCTTGTGTCTGGGGTCATTGTAATCAGCGCATTATATTGGCTTAGCAGCGCGTCGTTGAACCAGCAATACCAAAACGACAAGTTAGCCCTCACTAAACAAATGAGCATTATTCTTAAAGAACCGGTGTTTGTGTATGACTTCGATGTCATTAAAGCCACCATCGATGCCTTTATCGATGAGCCGATGATTGCAGGCATCAAGGTAAGTGATCAGCGTGGTAAGCTAATGGCCGAAAATCACGACTCTGGTTTTAGCCCAGATGAAACCATTAGCATTGATTTAGATTGGGATGGTAAGCCGCTTGGCACCATCGAAATTGGCGTCACCAAACAGGCCATTAACAGCGCCCTAAGCAATGAGTTAAGCGAAGACATCCTTACTATTATTTTCATGACGGCGCTAATTATTGTGTTGCTGATTCTAGCGCTGCGTAAAGTGATTATTGCACCGCTAGCCAATGTGAATAAGGTTCTTGCAGGCATTGCTCAAGGTGATGGCGATTTAACCGCGCGCATTCCCGTAACCAGCGAAGATGAAATTGGCCAACTTGGCCACAACTTCAATAGCTTTATCGAAACCGTACAAAGTATTGTTCAAGATATGGCCGAAGCCGCAACCCAACTAGAACTAGTATCTGAGAGCGTGCGGGTCATTAACGACAAAAACACTGCCAATACTTTTGAGCAAACAGAGCTAACGTCTACCTCATTAACCAACTTGCAACAGCTAGGCATCGCCACCAAAGAAATCGCTGGCAACGCTGAGAACACCGCTTCTCGCACCCAGCAGGCTTACCAATTATCCATGGATGGCCATAAAGCCATTGATGACAACATTGCTCAGGTAAGCGAGCTAGTGAAAAATCTTGATCGCACCGCCGATGAAGTCACCAGCCTCAAGCAAGTAAGTGACAACATTGGCAGCGTATTAGATGTGATTAAAGGCATTGCCGAGCAAACTAACTTACTGGCCTTAAATGCCGCCATTGAAGCGGCCCGTGCGGGTGAGTCTGGCAGAGGGTTTGCGGTAGTTGCCGACGAAGTACGTGCTCTCGCCAGTAAAACTCACGAATCGACCTCTGAGATTGAGTCGATTATTGGTGATTTACAAAGCCAGGCAGAAACCTCTTACCAAGCTACCCAAGCGGGTAAAGAAATGGTCAGTCAAACCATCTCATCAGCCGAAGGCACTGGCGAATCGTTAGTGCAAATTAACCAAGAAATGAACTCGGTAAATGACATGATCACCATGATAGCTAGCGCCAGTGAAGAGCAATCTAATGTTACTAGCGCCGTTACCGCTGACATGGAATCCTTGAGCCTTGGAGCACAATCTCTTAGTGAAGACAGCAAACAATTACAACAAGCCACCGAAGATTTATTAGAAGTGGGCCACCAGATGGTGACTCAAGTAAACCGCTTTAAGTATTAA
- a CDS encoding transporter substrate-binding domain-containing protein produces MHKTLFLMIFLSSICSAKTLNIPGSPNGNTLPFVLAKEIVKRSDIYDSVGYPYGDAGEISFAKTVADLNDGVLDLFWTATSADREQQQSAVYFPLYRGTLGMRLGIVEQEKSETFKQVTSFAQMRQFIPCQGKLWADTAILEANGIKVAKSLGYGNIFAMLEADRCDYFPRGIFEPWSEVKREAKYNLTVDSYVMLRYKMPFFFFVKKDNQSLAKHLNDILYQMFEDGSYQKMFLNDPDVKNALELGKLEKRTIFDLENPYLTDKVNAIPQKIWFDPLAGQ; encoded by the coding sequence ATGCACAAGACTCTCTTTTTGATGATATTTTTATCATCAATATGTTCTGCTAAAACCTTAAACATTCCCGGCTCGCCAAACGGTAATACCTTGCCCTTTGTGCTGGCCAAAGAAATCGTTAAACGCAGCGATATTTATGACTCTGTAGGTTACCCCTATGGCGATGCTGGCGAAATTTCCTTTGCTAAAACCGTTGCCGATTTAAATGATGGAGTACTTGACCTTTTTTGGACTGCCACCTCGGCCGACCGCGAGCAACAACAAAGTGCGGTGTATTTTCCGCTATACCGCGGCACCTTAGGTATGCGCTTAGGCATTGTTGAACAAGAGAAAAGTGAAACCTTTAAACAAGTGACCAGCTTTGCCCAAATGCGCCAATTTATTCCCTGCCAAGGTAAGTTGTGGGCCGATACGGCCATTCTTGAAGCTAACGGTATTAAAGTGGCTAAGAGCTTAGGTTACGGCAACATTTTTGCCATGTTAGAAGCTGACCGCTGTGACTACTTCCCACGGGGTATTTTTGAGCCTTGGAGTGAAGTTAAACGCGAAGCCAAATATAACCTAACAGTAGATAGCTATGTCATGTTGCGCTACAAAATGCCGTTTTTCTTTTTTGTTAAAAAAGACAATCAAAGCTTAGCCAAACACCTTAACGATATTCTTTATCAGATGTTTGAAGATGGCAGTTATCAAAAAATGTTTCTTAATGATCCAGATGTAAAGAATGCCTTAGAGCTAGGCAAACTAGAAAAACGTACCATTTTTGATTTAGAAAACCCCTACCTTACTGACAAAGTAAATGCCATTCCGCAGAAGATTTGGTTTGACCCACTGGCTGGACAATAA